CCGGCCGCCTTCAACACCTGCATCAACGCCTGAGTCCCGGCGCCCGCAGGCACGGAGGGCCGGTCCCGGAGAGCAACCGCTCCCCGGGGCCGGCCCTCCGTCACACCGGGACCGGCGCCCTGCCTCCCGTACGCGGTCGGCCGGGCGGGCCCGAACCCGCGCCGGCCCGCAGCCGCTGCCGGACGCCCTTCACCAGCCGTCCCGCCGTGTACTCGGCGCCGAGGACGAACCGCATCGACGGCCCGTACGAAGGGGCCGTGAGCAGACCGGCGAGGAAGAGGCCCGGCCAGGAGGACTCGAAGAGACCGCCGACCTCCGGGGCACCGCCCGCGCCGACCCTTCGCAGCGCCCCGCGCAGCACGGGGGAGAGGACCGCGGCCCGGTCCAGACTCGGGGTGAAGCCGGTGGCCGCGATCACGTGGTCCGTCTCCAGGACCGTCGTCCCGTCCGGCCCGGCCACGTCGAGCCGCAGCCGCTCGTCCCCGGTCACCCGCGCCGAGGTGATCCGCTGTCCCAGGCGGACGTCGCCGACCGCGGCGAACCGCTCGCGGAGCCACCAGGCGCCCGCCGGGCCGAGCGCCCGGTCGAAGATCCGCTCACGGGTGGCGGCCGGGAGCCGCCGGAAGATCCCCGGGCTGTCCGCGTACAGCCGGTTCCGCCAGCCGCAGCCGAGCCCCGTGTGCGGGGCGCGCAGCGAGGGCCAGAGGCCGCGGTCCAGGGCCGGCGGCACGGTGTTCCAGCGCAGCCGGCCGGCCCGGGCGACGATCCGTACGGCTCCGGCGCCCCGCTCGACGAGGAGCGCGGCGGTCTCCAGGGCCGCCTGCCCGGCCCCGACGACGGTGACGTCCCGGCCGGCGAAGCCGTCGAGCTCGCCGTGGTGGCTGGAGTGGGTGACGTAGCGCCTGGGCAGTCCCCGCAGGGAGCCGGGGACCTCCAGGAAGGGCTGGACGCCGACCGCGAGCGCCACCGTCCGGGCGCGTACCGCCTCGCCGTCCTCCGTGCGCAGCTCGAAGCCCCCGGCGGCCGGCGCGACCGAGGCGACGAACCGCTCGTCGAGCACGGACACGGTCTGCCGGGCGAACCAGTCGCCGTACGCGGCGAAGAAGCCGACCGGAAGGGGCACGCCGTGCTCGGCGCGGACGCCCCTGGTCGCGGCGTAGGCGTCGAGGCCGTACGCCCCCTCCGGGTCGGAGAGGTGGGACGCCCAGGGCTCCGACTTCAGGAACATGCCGGACGGCATGGTGTGCCAGGACTCCATCGAGCGGCCGAAGGCGCGGAGGTTCAGCCCCTGGGCCGCGGCGTGGGCGGCCACGGACAGACCGTAGGGTCCGGCCCCGACGACCACCAGGTCGTACATCGACTTCGACATCGTGCCTTCCGCGTTCATCGTGGGGTGAGCTGATCGGTGGAGGTACGGGCCGGGGGAGCCGCGGGCGGGACGGCCGGGCCCGCCCGGCGGGCCACGAGCGCCCCGCGCAGCGCCGCCAGCGCCCTGCGCAGCAGATGCGCGAGCCAGGCGCGGCCCATGGCGAGGGCCGGCAGCGGATCGTCGGCCGAGAACCAGGCGCACTCGGTCCGCCCCCGCCCGCCGCCCGGCTCCGGCGCGTACCGGCGGGCCGGGGAGGCGAGCAGCGACAGCGCCGCGTAGTTCTCGACCAGGAACCGGCGGCCGTACACGGGGGAGTGCGGCGGCACCGGGCGGCCGGTGAGGTCCAGGTGCAGCGCCCGGACCACGTCCAGGCCGTCCGGGTCGGTGAAGAGCCGGAACTGGGCGCCGGGCCGCGGGTTGAAGTCGAGCAGGTGGTACGCGCCGGTCGCGCTGTTCAGCCGGAAGTCCAGGTCGCACACGCCCCGGTAGTCCAGCGCGTCGAGCAGCTCGCGGGCCGTCCGGTCGACGGCCGGGTTCACCGTCCAGCGGCCGGAGGCGGTGAGGCCGGCCCCGTCCGGCCAGGAGCGCTCCTTGCGCCCGGTCGCCCCGGTCGAGCAGTGGCCCGCGGAGTCCACGTACCCGTGGAAGAACCAGTCGAGGTCCCGGCCCGCCGGGAGCAGCTCCTGGAGCAGCAGCCGGCTGCCGGCCTCGGCGGTCCGGGCGTACAGCTCCCGCACCTCGGCCAGGGAACGCACGATCGTGGTGCTCCGCAGCCCGTGGCCGGCCGGGAGCAGCCAGGGCCGGCTCCACTTGGCGACCACCGGAAGGCCGAGCGACCACGCCATGGCGGCGGCCTCGTCGGCGCCCTCGGGCAGTTCGGTACGGGGATGGGGCAGGCCCAGGCCCGCGCAGGTCTCGGCGAGCGCCGCCTTGTCGGCGACCCGCAGCAGCTGCTCCTCGGTCTGCTCGGGCAGCAGGAAGCGCGGGACGAGTCCGGGGCGGTGGCCGGCCAGGGCGAGGGCGCTCACGTCGTCCAGCGGCACGGCGAGCACGGGATGTGACGGGTCGTCGGTGATCTCCGCGGCGACGCGGCGCAGGAGGGCGGCGAGCCCGGCGGAGGAGTCCGTCCCGGGGCGCACACGGACCGAATGGAGAAAGCGGGAGCGGGCGACCGGACTGGTGCTCGATTCGATGACGGCATGGACCGGAATTCCGGCCCGTCCCAGCGAACGGGCGGCGCCGAGGGTGCCGTGATGGAAGGGGTTCCGGTCGAGCCGCACAAGGACGGTGGGGACGCTGGTGTCGAAACGCTGGCGCGGCACGGCATGCCCTTCATCTCGGTGCCCCAACTGGGCGATCAAATCCTCTAATGGACTACTGATCAGATGGAAGCGGACTTCACGGTCGGCTTATTAGGAATACTTTCTGAGCATCGGATTGACGGATCATCAAATGGCGTAAAGGTGAAGGAGTGGCCATGGCAGCTGCGTACCGGAGAACATCGAGAAGATGGCTGGGGGTGTTCACCGCCGGTCTCCTCGCCACGGGCTCAGTCGTGCTCGCGTCCCCCGCCCACGCCACCGAATCCACGACGCCGAAAGACCCGGTACCCACCCTCGCCACCGCCATGGGGGCCTTCCTCGACTCGGGCGACCGCGGGGTCGCCCGCATCGGGCAGCTCCAGCGGTGGCTCGGCGGCCACGAACTCCGTGTCGGCCACACCTACCTGCCCGGCGACCTCTGGAAGAACATCGAGGGACCCCCCGGCTTCCTCGACGCCTGGGCCGACTGGCGCAACGAGCGCACCGACCGCATGCTCGTCCTCAACGTCCCTATGCTGGAGCGCAACGAGGCCCGCGTCTCCGACCGCGAGGTCCGCCGCCAACTCCAGCTCGGCGCCGCCGGCTACTTCGACCACCACTTCACGACCCTCGCCGAACGCCTCGTCGAGGAGGGGGCCCGCGACACCGTCATCGTCCTCGGCTGGGAGATGAACGGCACCACCTACACCCACCGGTGCGCCCCCGACCCCGTCGCGTGGAAGAAGTACTGGAACCGCATCGTCACCGCGATGCGTGCCGTGCCGGGCCAGAAGTTCCGCTTCGACTTCAACCCGAGCCGTGGCCTCGACGCGATTCCGTGGACCGAGTGCTACCCGGGCGACGACGTCGTCGACATCATCGGCATGGATTCGTACGACCAGCCGTCGGGGAGCAGTTTCGACCGGCACGTCAGCGAACCGTACGGGCTCCAGAAGCAGGTCGATTTCGCCGCCGAACACGGAAAGCAGATCTCCTATCCCGAATGGGGGCTCTTCCGGAACGGCGACAACCCGGAATACATGCGGCGCATGCTGGACTGGATGAAGCAGCACAAGCCGCTGTACCACACCATCACCGACTACTGTCCGCACGGCGTCTGGCAGTGCGACGACAACCCGCAGTCGTCGCTGGTGTTCCGGCAGGCGCTGTACGGCACGGAACCGGAACTCCCGACGGATCCGGTGGACCCGACGGACCCGGTCGACCCGACGGATCCGGTGGACCCGACTGATCCGACTGATCCGACGATCCCGGAACCGAAGCCTGAACCGAAGCCGGAACCCAAGCCGGAACCGAAGCCGGAACCGAAGCCGGAGCCGAAGCCTGAGCCGAAGCCTGAGCCGAAGCCTGAGCCGAAGCCTGAGCCGAAGCCTGAGCCCAAGCCGGAACCGAAGCCGGAACCGAAGCCGGAACCGAAGCCGGAGCCGAAGCCGGAACCGAAGCCGGAGCCGAAGCCGGAGCCGAAGCCTGAGCCCAAGCCGGAACCGAAGCCCGAGCCGAAGCCCGAGCCGAAGCCCGAGCCGAAGCCTGAGCCGAAGCCTGAGCCCAAGCCGGAACCGAAGCCGGAACCGAAGCCCGAGCCGAAGCCCGAGCCGAAGCCCGAGCCGAAGCCCGAGCCCAAGCCGGAACCGAAGCCCGAGCCGAAGCCGGAACCGAAGCCCGAGCCGAAGCCCGACTGCTGGACCCTGGACCTCGGTTCATGGGTGGAGCACTGGCTCGGTGGGTCCGTCTGTGTCCCGGAGAGCAACTGGAAGGACGACGTCGACCTCGACTGGAAGGACAGCCTGAAGGAGGTCTGGCCCTTCTGACGCCCCACGCGCCGGCGGTGGCGGAGCTCATCCGCCACCGCCGCCGCGGCGGAGCAGCCGTGCCACCCAGGTCCGTTCCCGGGCCTGCCGGGCCGCCCAGCGCCGGGCGTCGGCCGCGCCCGCGCGCAGCCAGAGGAGCGGGGCCGTACCGCGCCCGGTGAGGAGCAGCCGGCGGTTGCGGACCGGTTCGGGACGCCAGTGCTGCTTGTACGACTCGCTGCCCCGCAGCATGCTGAGCGTCGCCCGCCCGCCCGCGCTGGTCTCGCGCGCCCCGTGCCGCAGCAGCATCGTCGCCACGTCGACCTTGCGGGCGCGCAGCGCCGGGTCGGCGCCGTACAGATAGCCGCCCGCGAGCCGGGGGGACATCAGGGTCAGGTCGGCGGCGACCACGTCCCCGGCGAGCCGGAACTCGGTGACCATCGCGTCGCCGCGCTCGACCATGGGCCGCACGGCCCGGGTGAGGTGCTGGGCGAAGCGTTCGCTGGTGTGCTCGGCGGTCACGCCCCGGCCCTGCCACTGGAGTCGATGGAGCTTCAGGAGCCGGTCGAGGGCGGCCGGGACCTCCTCGCCGGACACCACGCGCGCGTCGATGCCGAGCGCGTCGAGCTTGCGGAGCTTGGCGCGGACCCGCTGGGCCTTCCCCGACGGGATCCGTTCGAGAAGCCCCTCCATGGGGACGGCGGGCAGCTCCAGGCAGAGCGAGTCGGGCAGCCGGCGGCGCGGGCCGCGCCAGTGGACGAAGACGCGTTCGCTGGCCGCGCCGGGCCGGACCTCCCGCAGGTCGAGGACCGCGCCGCGGGCGGCCCGGGCGAGGGCCCCGGCGAGGGCGGGCGCCGCCTCCGGGCAGTCGTCGTCGAGGAGGACGTCCGTGAAGTCGGTGATGGTGCCGCCGAGCTGGGTGAGGGCGGGCAGCGGCCCGCGGGCCCGCATCAGGGGCGCGGCGGCGACGAGTGCGCCGTCCCCGCGCCGTACGAGCACCACCCGCAGCGCACCGGGCCTGCCGTACGAGAGCCACCAGGAGTGCAGCCAGGAGTGGGACTGGAAGGGGGTGGCGGAGGAGCAGCGCCCGTACAGCGCCGTCCACTCGGCCGAAAGCCGCCCGAACTCCTCCTCGTCACGGCAGATCTCGGTCCGCAGTGCTCTCCGGTCGGGCTCCACCGTCGGCGTTCTCGGGCTCACACCGCCTCCGCCGGGTGCGTGGCGGCCGCCGGGGCGGGCACCGCGGCGGATGCGGAGGAGGCGGTGGACTGCCGGGAGTGCCGGGCCCCGTCGCGCGTGGCGGCGCGCTTCGGGCGGACCAGGAGGACCAGGCCGCCGAGGAGGCCGCCCGCGCAGCCGCCGACGAGCGCGGAGAGCGGCGCGGACGGGGAGACGGGGGCGACGGGCTTGGTGGCGCGGGAGAACTGGACGACCTTCACCCCGGTGTTGCCCGCGACGTGGCTGCTGTCGAGGACGAGCGCCCGGGCCACCCCGTCGGCCATCGAGACCGCCTGGGCGGGCTTCGCCGACCGCGCGGTGATCGAGATCATCGGCGCGTCCGGGGAGGTCGCCGCCTGCACGTTCTTCCGCAGGGTGTCGGCGGTGACCCCGGCCCACACCTGGGCGTCGCCGGTCACCGCGATGTCGGTGGCGACCCGCCCGTACGCCTGCGCGAAGCCGAGCACCGCCGCCGGGTCCGACTTCTCGGCCGGTACGACGATGACGTAGCTGGTCGCCGCGTACTCCGGGGTCTTCAGGACGCCGTAGCCGCCGCCCAGGACCGCGCCGGCGAGGACGGCCGCCGGGAGGACCGCCCAGCGGCCCGGGAACCGCAGACCGGCGGGGAGGAACGCGCGGGGTGGGGTGGTGTTCATGGTCGGGCTCTCTCACTTCGAGGGGGTGCCGTGGACGGCCTGGTCGTAGAGGGACATCAACTGCCGTGCGCTGTGCGCGATGTCGTAGCGGCGGGCGGCCACCGGCAGCGGGAGCCGGGCGAGCCGGGCGTCCCGGATGCCGCGCAGCGCCGAGATCAGCTCGGGTACGGACTCGCCGATCCGGCGCGCGCCCGGTGCCGCGTCCGGGGGCAGGTCGTCGATCGCCGGGCAGGCCACGTACAGCGCGGGAAGGCCCGCGGCGAGCGCCTCGACGACCGCGAGCCCGAAGGTCTCGTCGGGGGAGGTGGACACGAACACGTCCATCGCGGAGAGGAGTTCGGGCAGCGTGGGCCCGAGCGGGGCCACCATCGGCGGGTCCTCGCAGGCCCCGAAGAACGTGATCCGGCCGGCGGCCCCGCACTCCCGGGCGATCCGCAGCAGCTCCGCGCGGTGCTCGCCCTCGCCGACGAGGAGCAGCCGGGCCTCCGGCACCGAGGCGACCGCCCGGACCAGCCGGTCGAACCGCTTCCCGGGCGTGAGCCGTCCGACGCCGCCGACGACATAGGCGTCCTCGGGGATGCCGAGGACGCCCCGGGTGAGGCGCCGGGCGCGCGCGTCGAAGGCGAACCGGCCGGTCTCGATGCCGTTCGGCACCACCCGGATGCGGTCCGGGGGCACCCCCCAGTCGGCGAGCCGGCGGGCGACGCTGGGCGAGACGGCGACCGTGGACGTGCCGAGCCGCTCGGACGCGAGGTAGAGGGCGCGGGTGCCCGCCGAGAGGGGACGCCCCTCGATCTGGGTCTCGCCGAGGGAGTGCTCGGTGGCGATGACCCGGCGGACCCCGGCGATCCGGGCCGCCGTCCTGCCGTACACGCACGCCCGGTAGAGGTGCGTGTGGACGAGGTCGTAACGGCCCTGCCGGACGATCCGGGCGAGCCGCGGCAGCGCCCCCAGGTCCCGGTTCCCGGTCATCCCGAGGTGGGTGACGGGCGTGCCGTCGGCCTGGATGCCCGCGGCGACCGCGCCCGGATTGGTGAGCGTGACGACCTCGCTGCGCGTCGGCAGGTGGCGGAGCAGGAGCCGCAGCTGCTGCTCGGCGCCGCCGATGCCGAGGCCGGTGATGACGTGCAGGACCTTCACGGCGCACCGACCGCGGCCTGGCCGTGCGGGGCGGGGAGCAGGTCGCCGGGGTGGCGGCGGCGCAGCGGGTGCAGGAGGCGCTTGGCGGTGAGCCGCCAGGGGGTGTCGTTCTCGCCGATGTGGACGCGGGGCAGGGCGTACGTGCCGGTGTGCGGGCCCGGGTCGATCGCGCAGGCGTAGCGGTAGCCGGCCTTGCGTACGGCGCGGATCGCGCGCGGGTCGACCTGCCCGTACGGGTAGCAGAAGCCGTCCACCGGGCGGCCGGTCATCTCCTCCAGGAGCTCACGGCTCTGCCGGGTCTCGGCGGCCAGCGTCGCGTCGTCGGCCTCGGTGAGCGGGACGTGCCGCAGGCCGTGCGAGCCGATCTCCATGCCGGCGTCGGCGATGCGCCGGATGCCGTGCTCGTCGAGCAGCGCCTTGCGCGGCCCGTCGGTGTCCCAGCCGTTCTCGCCGCCGAGGCGGCCCGGCAGGACGTACACCGTCGCCGTGAAGCCGTGCCGGCGCAGCAGTGGCAGCGCCGAGTCGAGGAAGTCCGCGTACCCGTCGTCGAAGGTCAGGCCCACGAGCCCCTTGGCGCGCCCCTCGGCGGTGGCGGCGAGCAGCTCCCGCACCGAGACCCCGCGCAGCCCCCGGTCGCCGAGCCAGTGCAGCTGCCGGGCGAAGCGCACGGGGGAGACGGTCACCCGGTACGGATCGTCAGCGGTGTCCGTGATCGAGTGGTACATCGCCACCCACAGGGGCGGCTTCCACAGGGGCGGCTTCGGCAGCGGACGGCGCAGCGCGGTGGCGGCGGGCATGGGGGGTCCTCCGGAAGGCGGAGCGGGGCAGGGGCGGGAT
This is a stretch of genomic DNA from Streptomyces sp. R44. It encodes these proteins:
- a CDS encoding GNAT family N-acetyltransferase, which codes for MRTEICRDEEEFGRLSAEWTALYGRCSSATPFQSHSWLHSWWLSYGRPGALRVVLVRRGDGALVAAAPLMRARGPLPALTQLGGTITDFTDVLLDDDCPEAAPALAGALARAARGAVLDLREVRPGAASERVFVHWRGPRRRLPDSLCLELPAVPMEGLLERIPSGKAQRVRAKLRKLDALGIDARVVSGEEVPAALDRLLKLHRLQWQGRGVTAEHTSERFAQHLTRAVRPMVERGDAMVTEFRLAGDVVAADLTLMSPRLAGGYLYGADPALRARKVDVATMLLRHGARETSAGGRATLSMLRGSESYKQHWRPEPVRNRRLLLTGRGTAPLLWLRAGAADARRWAARQARERTWVARLLRRGGGGG
- a CDS encoding FAD-dependent oxidoreductase, with translation MYDLVVVGAGPYGLSVAAHAAAQGLNLRAFGRSMESWHTMPSGMFLKSEPWASHLSDPEGAYGLDAYAATRGVRAEHGVPLPVGFFAAYGDWFARQTVSVLDERFVASVAPAAGGFELRTEDGEAVRARTVALAVGVQPFLEVPGSLRGLPRRYVTHSSHHGELDGFAGRDVTVVGAGQAALETAALLVERGAGAVRIVARAGRLRWNTVPPALDRGLWPSLRAPHTGLGCGWRNRLYADSPGIFRRLPAATRERIFDRALGPAGAWWLRERFAAVGDVRLGQRITSARVTGDERLRLDVAGPDGTTVLETDHVIAATGFTPSLDRAAVLSPVLRGALRRVGAGGAPEVGGLFESSWPGLFLAGLLTAPSYGPSMRFVLGAEYTAGRLVKGVRQRLRAGAGSGPPGRPRTGGRAPVPV
- a CDS encoding polysaccharide deacetylase family protein produces the protein MPAATALRRPLPKPPLWKPPLWVAMYHSITDTADDPYRVTVSPVRFARQLHWLGDRGLRGVSVRELLAATAEGRAKGLVGLTFDDGYADFLDSALPLLRRHGFTATVYVLPGRLGGENGWDTDGPRKALLDEHGIRRIADAGMEIGSHGLRHVPLTEADDATLAAETRQSRELLEEMTGRPVDGFCYPYGQVDPRAIRAVRKAGYRYACAIDPGPHTGTYALPRVHIGENDTPWRLTAKRLLHPLRRRHPGDLLPAPHGQAAVGAP
- a CDS encoding ATP-grasp domain-containing protein, whose product is MPRQRFDTSVPTVLVRLDRNPFHHGTLGAARSLGRAGIPVHAVIESSTSPVARSRFLHSVRVRPGTDSSAGLAALLRRVAAEITDDPSHPVLAVPLDDVSALALAGHRPGLVPRFLLPEQTEEQLLRVADKAALAETCAGLGLPHPRTELPEGADEAAAMAWSLGLPVVAKWSRPWLLPAGHGLRSTTIVRSLAEVRELYARTAEAGSRLLLQELLPAGRDLDWFFHGYVDSAGHCSTGATGRKERSWPDGAGLTASGRWTVNPAVDRTARELLDALDYRGVCDLDFRLNSATGAYHLLDFNPRPGAQFRLFTDPDGLDVVRALHLDLTGRPVPPHSPVYGRRFLVENYAALSLLASPARRYAPEPGGGRGRTECAWFSADDPLPALAMGRAWLAHLLRRALAALRGALVARRAGPAVPPAAPPARTSTDQLTPR
- a CDS encoding lipopolysaccharide biosynthesis protein, translating into MNTTPPRAFLPAGLRFPGRWAVLPAAVLAGAVLGGGYGVLKTPEYAATSYVIVVPAEKSDPAAVLGFAQAYGRVATDIAVTGDAQVWAGVTADTLRKNVQAATSPDAPMISITARSAKPAQAVSMADGVARALVLDSSHVAGNTGVKVVQFSRATKPVAPVSPSAPLSALVGGCAGGLLGGLVLLVRPKRAATRDGARHSRQSTASSASAAVPAPAAATHPAEAV
- a CDS encoding glycosyltransferase, which encodes MKVLHVITGLGIGGAEQQLRLLLRHLPTRSEVVTLTNPGAVAAGIQADGTPVTHLGMTGNRDLGALPRLARIVRQGRYDLVHTHLYRACVYGRTAARIAGVRRVIATEHSLGETQIEGRPLSAGTRALYLASERLGTSTVAVSPSVARRLADWGVPPDRIRVVPNGIETGRFAFDARARRLTRGVLGIPEDAYVVGGVGRLTPGKRFDRLVRAVASVPEARLLLVGEGEHRAELLRIARECGAAGRITFFGACEDPPMVAPLGPTLPELLSAMDVFVSTSPDETFGLAVVEALAAGLPALYVACPAIDDLPPDAAPGARRIGESVPELISALRGIRDARLARLPLPVAARRYDIAHSARQLMSLYDQAVHGTPSK